From the Candidatus Saccharibacteria bacterium genome, the window GCGTATAGAGGCGGACGGCGTGAAACTCGTCCTCAGTCCCATGGCTGCCACCCCGGGGGTCACACCCACCATCAAGACTATGCCTGATGGTACCGAAACGGTAACGTACATAAACCTTTGGCCCGAGACAGACGTTATATACACCGTAAAGAATGACATGCTTAAAGAAGACATTCTGGTCAAAAGCCGCAGCGCCGCGACGAGCTACCGTTTTAAGGTGGCAGGAGCAAAACTTACCGTTACAAGCGATGGCAGTGTAGCAATCGGGAAAACTAAGCAGACGCTTTCTGCGCTTACTATGGCAACCAGCGCAAGGGGTGTTATAGAAAATAGCGGTGTAAAACAATCGGTAAACGGCGACATGTTGACAATATCTTTCGATAAATCTTGGATGAAGTCGCTGAAAGCTAATGATTTTCCCCTTATAATCGACCCTAGCTGGGGAAGGGGTACCTCAACAGTCAGTTGGAATTACTATGCATACAAGTCGGACGGCACGATTTGCTATTCAAACTCGTGCTTTATGAATGCAGGCTACCTCTATGACAGAGGCTGGAAGGGCTGGCGAAGTGCGTTTAGGATCGACTTTAATGTTTTGCAGGGCAAACAACTGCTTGATGCGTACATGCATCTCCACAAATCGCAAAGGAGCTTCTGGACAGGCACAACCGAAGGGCTCTATACCGAGCTTTCACATGCTAACTGTTTAAGCTACAACTGTATAGATTATGGTTCTCCAAGGCATAGCGCATGGTTTGGCACCGATGGAGATATAAACTTCACTGCCCTAATGCAAAGTAGAATGAATATTGGCGACTGGGGTGCTTGGTTCATGCTTAACGGGGAAGAACGTGCCTATACAACGTACAAAGGCTGGGATGCAGACAACTCATATTTTGTGCTCAGCTATAACAGTGGCCCAGGAATGACGACACCGGTAAGTCCTGCAGACAAACAGGTTGTCGTCACCGACCAACCGCTATTGCAAGTTAACGCCGTCGGTGACCCCGATGGCGATGCGCCGCAGTACTACTACCGAATCGCAACGAATCCAGATGCCGAAACAGGCAGCGTCATCAACTCTGGTTGGTTACCTGGGCAAACCAGCTTCACCATTCCGGAAGGAAGGTTACAAGATGGCGTGACGTACTACTGGCACGTCTACACTTGGGACGGCTTTTGGCAAACCAACCCAAACTGGGTGCGCTCGTTCAAATACGATGCTCGTCTCGGCAATGATAATACCTCAACACTTGATGATGGCGGGCCGGTAGACGTTAACCTTGCGACCGGTAATGTCACAACCAGCACCGGTTCTCATACAACCAGCGCGCTAGGCGGCAGTATCGGCCTCAGCATGACATACAATTCCCCGTACCGGGCAAAATCTGGCTTGTGGTCAACGTACTACAACAATATGTCATTCAGCGGCAACCCTGTACTGCAACGGCTTGAAAATGGTTTTAATTTTCCCTGGGGTACTTCTTCGCCCGCGCCGGGTGTAGTGAGCGCAGACGGCTTTAGTGCAAGATACGCTGGCTACTTTATCGCTCCAAAAACAGCATCCTATGCGTTTGGCTTTACTGCAGACGACAACTACTCTCTGTACCTAAACAATGAAACAACCCCAGCCACAACTTCTGGTTGTTGTGCGCAGGGAAATTGGACGATGACTCCCCGTACGTTCACTGAGGGACAAGTTGTCCCATTCCGTTTGGATTATTCTGAAGCAGGAGGACCCGGATATCTTCATTACGCCGTGCGGATAGACGGCGTCGAGCAGCAGATCCAACCGCAGTGGATGAAAACAGACCCGCGGCCGCTCCAAATTTCGAACGGGCTATCTGGCAAATACTACTATGACTCTGGCAGCCACAACTTCCCGAATGATGAATTCAGCTCTTTCCTGCAACGCCGTGAAACAAATATGTATTTCAACTGGGGAGAGGGCTCTCCGTTGGCATATGGTCCCACAAATCAGTTCATGGCAAGGTATAGTGGTTTCTTCACGGCACCGGTCGCTGGCTCATATTATTTTGGTTCAGCGGGTGATGATGGAACACGAATTTTTATCCGTGGCGAAAACACCCCATATCAAAATGACTGGTCCGATCATGGTTGGCGATTGTCCTATGGTGGAGAAGTACGATTAGAAAAGGGGCAAAGTATCCCAATTACGGCTGATTATTATGAAAATGGTGGCGGGGCCGCTTTTGGATTGTACGTAAAAGGAGCGGTTGCCGAGCAAATCATCCCAGCAGCCTGGCTCAGCACAAAGGTAAATCCGCTACCAGAGGGGTGGCAGCTGAGTGTCGATGCCGATGGAGATTTAGCATACGACTATGCTTCTATACAGGCGCAAAGTGTCATTCTGTACGATAGCGAGGGCGACCAGCATGAGTATAAATGGACAGGTAGCAGCTACGCACCAGCTGCGAATGAGTATGGCGTGCTGACGCGCAATGCCGACGGCACTCTCACGCTTATAGACGCAGACGGCAAGACGTACACGTTTGACAGCGGTGGGCGCATAACTTCTGTTACGACACCTACCGACGACCGCAAACCGGCGGCGCTGAAATACCGCTATGGCACCTCACATGACCCGGTACAAAACCGCTACATAACCCGTTTACTGGAAATAACAGATGGAGTGGACGCAAACCGCTGGGGTAAACTGTTCTATTCTGGCGACACGCAGTGTGGCGCTACCCCGAGCGGCTATCAGGAGGCACCCGCGAACATGCTCTGCGCCTTCGAAACAAACGATGGCAGGCGCACCGTATTTGCGTACCTAAACGGCCAATTAGCCCGCGTTATTGCAAACGGCGGAGAAACGGCTACATATGGATACTCAGACTCGTGTGCCCCGAGAGGCCTCAGCTGCGTAATGATGAGCAGCCAGCAGACACCACTCGCCTACGACGCCATTAGTGCAGGTGTTCGCGCAGATAACCCAAGCGTAAATAGTGAACTATCTTACGACATCATCGGCCGTGCTCAGGACATCACACTACCGGCCCCCACCGAAAATGCGTTTCGCGCAAAACATCAGTACAAGTACTTGAACAGCGCTACGCAGACGAAAGAAGTGGGCGAAACTGAACCTATGGGTTATAGCCAGCGCGTGGAATACGATAGTCTCTACAGAACAACAAAAGCCTACGATAAAACCGGGAAATCCACCATACAGGAGTGGGATGCCGTAAAGGATCTTTTGTACAGTGCTACCGATGCAACTGGGCTTAAATCTACCACCATCTACGACCCGAACGACATGCCCGTGGAGTCCTATGGCCCCGCACCAAGCACGTGGTTTGGCGCAGATAGAAAGCCAACCGCTGCATATCTTTCTCAGGTACCGAGAACTGCTACATCATACGATGAAGGCATGAGTGGGCTGGCAGTGACACTCTATAAACCCAAAACGCTTACGGGAGCACCTGTGCTGCACGCTACTCGGTTTAACAATACCCCGTATGCTTCGTTTGGATTTTCTCCAACTGAAGGACCTACCACTCCACGCACAAGTGAATATAGCTACACCGCAACTGGAAAAATTCGTATGCAGTATGCTGGAACATACAGCTTTAGAATATGGCATGACGATGGCGTACGCCTGTATATAGACGACAAGCTCGTCATTAACGATTGGGTAGACGGGGCAGACCGTTATTCTGCTGGCACATTTGTAAATAGTGCTGATAGCTACAAACGCATTCGCATTGAGTCTTATCATGTTGACAATGGCGCACCCCAAACCATGATTACCCAGCTCTTCTTGGCTACGCCGGGAGGAAGCGAAACCGCAGACGTATCGCCATATCTAAAACCCGACTACGGCCTTCAGACGAGTCAGACGGTATATGGGGCTCCTACTGCGACCGGGCAGACTGCGACGCTTACCAGCCGAACCAACTATGGCAACAACCCAGAACTTGGGTTAGTAAAGTCGGTCACAACCGATGCCGACGGCCCCCTGAAGCTCGCGGCAACAAGCAATTACGAAGACCTCGCAACCCTTACCAGCCCAGACAAGTATCTTCGGCAAACAAATAGTAGCCTGCCTGGTGGCGCAACGACCCGGTACGAATACTATGACACCATCAAAAAAGATGCCCAAGGAAATTACCTGAAAGATGCGGCCGGAAATTGGGCAGCAGCCGACCCCCTTCCGAACCCGTGCGACACTACCAAATCTTACCGCCAGGGCGGCATGCTGCGGTTAAAGACCGAACCCGACCCAGACGGCAGCGGACCGCAGACTGGCCGGACGGTTGAAACGGTTTACGACGATGCCGGGAAGGTGGTAGCTACCCGCTACAATCAAGACGATTGGACGTGCACCACCTACGACACCCGCGAGCGGGTACTCACTACAACCGTACCAGCGTACAACGGTAAACCCGCCAGAACTATCGTGAATGACTATGCCGTCGGCGGAAACCCGCTCATCACTGGCAGCGGCGACGGCTCCGGTAACATCACTATAGAAACTGACCTGCTCGGCCGAAACGTGAAATACACCGATGCAAAAGGCAATGTCACCACCAGCAGCTACGATACCAAGGGTAGGCTGACGCAACGTGTCAGCAAACTCGGCACCGAAGACTACCTGTACGACGACTACGACAGGCTAACGGCACAAAAGCTCGACGGAGCCACCTTTGCGAGCATCGCGTACGACGAATTTAGTCGTGTCACGAGCGTGCAATACCCAGCCGGTCAACGGCTTGACCTTACTCGCGAGAGCACTTCCGCTGGCCTTGGTCGGCTCGTTAAACGCACCTACAACCTTGCCAACGACACGACACTCAGCGATGAAGTGAGCCGTGCGGTTACCGGCGATGTGGTGAGTGGCACCGAACTGGGTCAGCCCAAATCCTACAGCTACGACACCGCCGGCAGGCTCGTGGCAGCTACCGTAGCTGGCAATACCTTTACTTATGGTTATGGCTCCCAAGACGCAAGCTGCGCCGGTAAACCTGGTGTTGCCACAGACCTATCCCTGGCTGGCAAAGATTCAAACAGGACGAGTCAAACGGTCAATGGCGTGAACACTACCTACTGCTACGACCAAGCAGACAGGCTGGTAGCCAGCAGCAATGCTCTCTATGACACTCCCGAGTACGACAGCCATGGCAATACCACTCGCCTTGGTTCTGGCGACACCACCACCAACTTCACCTACGACAGTAGCGACCGCAACACTGGCATCACCGAAACGAATGCCTCCGGGAGCATCACCACCACCTACGGACGTGATGTTCAGGGCAGGTTACTTTACCGACATCAGGACACCAACGGAACGAATGTAAGTAATGACTACTACGGCTATACTGCCTCCGGTGACTCCCCGGATTTCATTACAGATGTAAGTGGCACTGTCACACAGAAGTATCTATCGCTTCCTGGAGGGGTTAAAGTAACCATTCGTCCAGACAGAGCCAGTGCAGGTGCTCTAACATACAGCCTACCCAATATACACGGTGATGTATTTGCGACTATCGATGCAGACGGCAAGATACTCGGTACTTACCAAACCGGTCCATTTGGAGAGAAGCTACCAAACCAAACCACTCCCTGGAACACCCTAAACGGTGGTACAATGGGATATGTCGGTGCAGCCCTAAAGCTCACTGAAGCACAGTTAGCACTTCAGCCTATTCAAATGGGAGCGAGGGTATACATACCAGGACTCGGTAGATTCCTTTCCGTTGACCCGGTTCAAGGTGGCACACCAAATAACTATGTGTATCCGGGTGACCCGGTGAATAACCACGACCTAACTGGTACGTTAGCTCCACTTGTTGTTGCACTCGCACCGTTTGTAGGAAGGGTGGCCGTTGGTGCAGCCGTAAAGATGGCTACAAGCTACGGCGGCAAGAAAGTAGCCCAGCAAGCGGTAACGAAAAGCGTAGCGAAGAGTGCGACGAAAACGATTACAAATCATGTAGAAAAATCACCCGTAAAGCAGGCGCAAATCGTTAAGAACGCCCAGCAAGGAAGGGCAGCAGAGCAGCAGGTTAGAAACCAATTGGCAGCTAAATATGGCGAGAAAAATGTAATCAATAAGCCGTATTATAAAACAGAAGCAGGAAGGAGATACCCAGATTTTCAAATATTACAGAATAACTCCCCTGTCTTCAATGTAGAAGTAAAGAGTGGTAATGCGATTTATGGAGGAAGCCAATTATATAAAGATGGACTTATATTTGAGGAAACTGGTATACCAACGTTCCTGATTAGGGTGCCGTCATGAAAGCGAATGAATTCTATAATTCCGTCAAAAAATTTGATGTTGTATTTTTAGAAAACGGGTTTAAGAAGATAAGGCGAAACCAGTACATAAAACCTGGTTTTAAACTGCATGTAGTGCTAGATAGGTGGGGTTGGGAGAAAAAAAGAGGATGGGGCTTTTTTATCAGAGTTACCGACAATCGCTACGAAGGGCTGTATAGTAGCCATGATTATGCGCACGGCTGCCTCGACATTAATGCGTACTCACTTATAGAACGGCAGATACTTAATAGAGAACAATTATATGACATATATGATCATTTGGAGTCACTTGAATCATTGAAGAATGATTACTGGATAACTTTTTACGACACCGAAGAGCTTGTCAAAGTCTTAGATTTGTTACTCATGCCTGTACTCGAAAATATAGAGTCATGGATAAAATATCAAAAGAAGAAACCGCTAATAACGAATTCATTAAAGAATAAAGCCAAGAGAAATGAACTTTTAGATGATCTGAAACAAATATTTCCTGATGCAAACATCTCTTAGAGCTAGTCAGACACCACCGGCATGCCGGTGGCTTGCTGAGTGGGGTCGCCTAAAAGGCGATCGTTGCCCCGCAGTATTAGTTTGATTAGTTAGAAGGCTCCTTGAGCCGATGATGCTGTGTCATCGATCTCCTGCTCTCTGATGTACTTTCTGATGGCCTGCTCTTCAAATCCAACGCTTGAAACAGCATAGCCCCGGGCCCAGAAATGTTCACCCGTGAAATTTCTGGTCTTACCGCCGAACTCTCTGGCAATGGCAATAGCGCTTTTGCCCTTCATGAAGCCAATCACTTCAGAGATTTTGTACTTTGGTGGTATCTCCATGAGCATGTGAACATGATCGGACATGAGATGGCCTTCCAGAATCTTGCATTCTTTTTGGTTAGCCAGCTCGTGAAATATTCTACCCAACCGTGGGCGTATCTCACCGTAGAGAGCTTTCCTTCTCCCTTTCGGGATGAAGACAATATGGTACTTCAAATCCCATTTTGAATGAGATAAGCTATGGTAGTCTAACGATGTAGACATAGATGGTTTCCTTTCAGCGGGGCAACCAATCGCAAGAAGAGCACCCGAAACCTAAACGGTTCCGGGTGCTCTTATTTTCTGGGTTACTACTGGGAAGGTCAAACCTTTGCGAGTCACACTAGTAGAACTAGTGGTTTACCTTATGGGGTAATTAGCAACTCTATCTTACGAGGGTCCTACGTGGTTTATCCTCGTGCAGATAACAACGATGTGAACTCCCACTTTGACTATCGTATTTGCTACACTAAACCTGTTGCACCTTTAATCGACTACTACGGCTACACTGCCTCCGGTGACTCCCCAGATTTCATTACAGACATATCCGGAAACGTCACCGAGAAGTACCTGACCCTGCCAGGTGATGTCCTGGTCACCATCCGACCCTCTCGCCAAAGTGCCGGAGCACTTACCTATAGTCTACCCAACATCCATGGAGATATCTTTGCGACAGTTGATGCCGATGGAAAGATACTTGGCACCTACCAAACGGGACCATTTGGAGAGAAACTACCCATAGCACAAACAGGCCAGGTAGCAGGCCAGACAACTACTCAGTGGAATACCCTGAATGGTGCCAGCTTTGCATATGTCGGCCAACATGAGAAACTAAATGAAGTAGCACTAGCTACGGCACCTGTACAAATGGGCGCTAGAGTGTACATCCCTGGGCTTGGACGGTTCCTGTCTGTTGACCCTATGCCCGGCGGAACACCTAATTTATATGCTTATACGTCTGATCCAGTAAATGAATTTGATTTAGACGGTAATTGGCCGAGCTTCAAGTCAGTAGTAAAATGGACCACACGTATCGCGGTAGTAGCATCGTTTGTGCCTGGTCCGATTGGAATGATTGGAAGCGGAGTAGCCGCTGCTGGATATGCCTATCAGGGACAAAAAGGAAAAGCCGCTGCTGCACTAGTTGGCTTCATACCAGGAGGAAAACTAATCTCTAAGGTAGCATCCAAGAGTGGAATGGCGTCAAAGTTAATGACGAAAGTTCTCACTGCTCAGGCAAAAGCGAAGGGAATAGGTACAAATAGTAAGCTATTCGGTACACACGGACAGGGGATACTTAATAGTGGCAGATATAGAATAGGGTGGTCAAAAGATCAGAGCTTTGTAGCATGGCGCATAGGTCAACCAGGTAAACACAATCATTTTATGAATCTTAGAACTAGCATAAAATGGAGAGGTTATAGATGAACCCGATTGACATTATGTACAAATACGCACTAGGGGTGTTTGGTGAAAAACGAGTCCAGCGGACAAAGAATGAACTAGGAGCAATTGACATATACATCCACCCCAATATTTCAACAGTTATGACGAACTGTTACCACCCAAGACTAGTACATATCTCCAGTGATGGTGAGTATTACTGGATGTCAATAGATGATTTCCAGTGGGAGTTTGACGATAATACACAGAATTTTCTTAAAACAACACCAGCCTACCTTGATGCAGTAAAAGATAATACTCTTTACGTTTCAGCTGTGAACATTGGGAAATTTAAGCTATTTAAAAAATTGGAGATTAAGCTCTAGTTTCACCGCGTTTTGCTACACTTAAACGATAAGTATCTACGCCGCAGCGACCCCACTAAAAGCTATGCACTTAAGTCGTCCCGAAGGGAAGCTTGATGCCTATGCTCGGTATAAGTCACTGACCATAGATAGGGCGAGGAAAAGAACCAAACTCGGCCAGGCCAAATCCTACAGCTACGATACCGCCGGCAGGCTTGTGGCAGCTACCGTAGCTGGCAATACCTTTACTTATGGTTATGGCTCCCAAGACGCAAGCTGCGCCGGTAAACCTGGTGTTGCCACAGACCTATCCCTGGCTGGCAAAGATTCAAACAGGACGAGTCAAACGGTCAATGGCGTGAACACTACCTACTGCTACGACCAAGCAGACAGGCTGGTAGCCAGCAGCAATGCTCTCTATGACACTCCCGAGTACGACAGCCATGGCAATACCACTCGCCTTGGTTCTGGCGACACCACCACCAACTTCACCTACGACAGTAGCGACCGCAACACTGGCATCACCGAAACGAATGCCTCCGGGAGCATCACCACCACCTACGGACGTGATGTTCAGGGCAGGTTACTTTACCGACATCAGGACACCAACGGAACGAATGTAAGTAATGACTACTACGGCTATACTGCCTCCGGTGACTCCCCGGATTTCATTACAGATGTAAGTG encodes:
- the tnpA gene encoding IS200/IS605 family transposase, producing the protein MSTSLDYHSLSHSKWDLKYHIVFIPKGRRKALYGEIRPRLGRIFHELANQKECKILEGHLMSDHVHMLMEIPPKYKISEVIGFMKGKSAIAIAREFGGKTRNFTGEHFWARGYAVSSVGFEEQAIRKYIREQEIDDTASSAQGAF